In the genome of Takifugu rubripes chromosome 18, fTakRub1.2, whole genome shotgun sequence, one region contains:
- the def6c gene encoding differentially expressed in FDCP 6 homolog — protein MDLKSELLKSIWYAFTSLDVEKCGKVSKSQLKVLSYNLYTVLNIPHDPVALEEHFQDDDEGPVSNHGYMPYLNKYILDKVKEGMFDKEKFDDLCWMMTSKKNFNMAAQRLSERDCFKLFCLFNLLSEDRYPLVMIPEEVEYLLKKICTAMNQEWDGKPLDALICLDPTGQDEGLSIWSFLEHMSEGHLLRVTNAEAFSLALDEVFLEMYHNVLKRGYMWKKGHVRRNWTERWFVLKPSSIEYYVCEDLKDKRGQVKLDKNCVVEPVSDRDGKRCMFCVKTHNKTFEMSASDQRQKVEWIQAVQTALRLQTEGKSSLHHELKLKRRRQREHSRSARSSCSSQSSQSDDSNYQETEKTEKGKERQDLEIESIIQHARELEIRRREQEEKERRKQREVQLDLERQLKEAEMLRDSMKAEMQERAKEAEQQKKRIAELELTQQKLEAALNMEIQARLEEERARQELQRLLQAEEEKKKLFKLLQEQQALQSLSPVQPEACSGINDSTPSALYSASQELQHLQASRQRSHQHLEEVQEKLRNASQYVRHWNVQLNRLMTPINPGEHRTSLEHMCPKKEALASNEFIAKCKLKQEQDTPIAEDHDLRDLKEQMEAANLSDGSDDSEETPNGQM, from the exons ATGGACCTAAAATCCGAACTCCTCAAGTCTATATGGTACGCTTTCACGTCACTGGACGTCGAGAAGTGTGGGAAAGTGTCCAAATCGCAGTTGAAG GTGCTCTCCTACAACCTTTACACGGTGCTGAACATTCCACATGACCCCgtggctctggaggagcacTTCCAGGATGATGACGAGGGGCCAGTGTCCAACCACGGCTACATGCCGTACCTCAACAAATACATACTGGACAAg GTCAAGGAGGGCATGTTTGACAAAGAGAAGTTTGACGACCTGTGCTGGATGATGACGAGCAAGAAGAACTTTAACATGGCGGCGCAGCGGCTGTCAGAAAGAGACTGTTTCAAGCTTTTCTGCCTGTTTAACCTCCTCTCTGAGGACCGCTACCCACTGGTGATGATACCTGAGGAG gTGGAATATCTCCTTAAGAAGATCTGCACAGCCATGAACCAGGAGTGGGATGGGAAGCCTCTGGATGCCCTGATATGCCTGGATCCCACAGGCCAGGACGAGGGCTTGTCCATCTGGAGTTTCCTGGAGCACATGAGCGAGGGTCATCTGCTGAGGGTCACCAACGCTGAAGCCTTCAGTCTGGCCTTAGACGAGGTCTTCCTGGAGATGTATCACAACGTCCTCAAGAGG GGTTACATGTGGAAAAAGGGGCACGTGCGCCGCAACTGGACTGAGCGCTGGTTCGTGTTGAAGCCCTCGTCCATTGAGTACTATGTCTGCGAGGACCTGAAGGACAAAAGAGGGCAAGTCAAGTTGGACAAGAACTGTGTCGTGGAG ccCGTTTCGGATCGGGATGGAAAACGCTGCATGTTCTGTGTCAAAACCCACAACAAAACCTTCGAGATGAGCGCGTCGGACCAGAGACAGAAAGTGGAGTGGATTCAAG CTGTTCAGACAGCCCTCCGTCTCCAGACCGAGGGCAAGTCGTCTCTGCACCACGAGCTAAAACTGAAACGGCGAAGGCAGCGTGAACACAGCCGGAGTgcccgcagcagctgcagcagccagagcagCCAGTCGGACGACTCCAACTACCAAGAGACggagaagacagaaaagggGAAAGAAAGACAGGATTTAGAAATAGAGAGCATCATACAG CATGCACGAGAGTTGGAAATCAGACGAAGGGagcaagaggaaaaagaaaggcgGAAACAGAGGGAGGTGCAGCTGGACCTGGAGAGACAGCTGAAGGAGGCGGAGATG ttgAGAGACAGCATGAAGGCAGAGATGCAAGAAAGGGCAAAGGAAgccgagcagcagaagaagaggatcGCTGAACTGGAGCTCACTCAGCAGAAACTGGAGGCGGCTCTCAACATGGAGATCCAGGCtcggctggaggaggagcgggccagacaggagctgcagag GTTGCTGcaggcagaagaagaaaagaagaagctattcaagctcctccaggagcagcaggcccTGCAGAGTCTCAGCCCAGTGCAGCCGGAAGCGTGTAGCGGCATAAACGATAGCACCCCTTCAGCTCTTTACTCAGCCTCTCAGGagctccagcacctgcaggcctctcgccagaggagccaccagcaTCTGGAG GAAGTTCAAGAAAAGTTGAGGAATGCCAGTCAGTACGTACGACACTGGAATGTCCAGCTGAACCGCCTGATGACGCCCATCAACCCTGGAG AACACCGGACATCATTAGAACACATGTGTCCCAAAAAGGAGGCACTGGCCAGTAATGAGTTCATTGCCAAATGCAAGTTAAAACAGGAGCAGGACACCCCGATAGCAGAAGATCACGACTTGAGGGATCTGAAGGAACAGATGGAGGCCGCAAACCTGTCAGATGGATCAGACGATTCTGAAGAAACGCccaatggacaaatgtga
- the mcat gene encoding malonyl-CoA-acyl carrier protein transacylase, mitochondrial → MLPSVVKGASRGKVRSLGSLSLRLCTDQHGSPPPDEAAALLEVKTRRPSIDPSTCSVLLFPGQGSQFVGMGRGLLKYPNVKDMFTAAKKILGYDLLSLCLEGPEEELMKTVHCQPAVFVTSLAAVERLNQENPKAIESCVAAAGFSVGEFAALVFSGSMNFAEALYAVKVRAEAMQKASDMVPSGMLSVIGRPQAQYKYACLQAREYCKSVGIEEPVCSVANYLFPDGRVIAGHQKALDYLQQNSKRFYFMRAKPLAVSGAFHSELMQSATEPLRDVLRQVEVRRPEINVYSNVDGKRYMNESHVRRQLVKQLVSPVKWEQTLHEIYERMQGKKFPYTYEVGPGRQLGATLQKCNRKAFTNYTHVDATISDD, encoded by the exons ATGTTGCCTTCGGTGGTGAAGGGAGCCTCCAGGGGGAAGGTCAGGTCGCTGGGCTCTCTCAGCCTGAGACTGTGCACCGACCAGCACGGTTCCCCTCCGCCGGACGAAGCGGCAGCTCTCTTGGAGGTAAAAACGCGGAGACCCTCTATTGACCCCAGTACCTGCTCCGTGCTCCTTTTCCCCGGCCAGGGCAGTCAGTTCGTGGGCATGGGAAGGGGGCTTTTGAAGTACCCCAACGTTAAAGACATGTTTACGGCGGCCAAGAAGATCCTTGGCTACGACCTGCTGTCTCTGTGCTTGGAGGGACCCgaggaggagctgatgaagaCGGTTCACTGTCAGCCAGCTGTGTTTGTCACCTCCCTGGCTGCGGTGGAGAGGCTGAACCAGGAAAACCCAAAG GCCATTGAGTCGTGTGTTGCCGCTGCAGGTTTCAGCGTTGGAGAATTTGCCGCCCTTGTTTTTTCAGGCTCCATGAATTTCGCAGAAG CTCTGTATGCAGTGAAGGTCCGCGCAGAGGCCATGCAGAAAGCCTCCGACATGGTTCCTAGTGGGATGCTGTCGGTCATTGGTAGACCCCAGGCACAGTATAAATACGCCTGCTTGCAGGCCAGAGAGTACTGCAAGAGTGTGGGCATCGAGGAGCCGGTGTGTTCAGTGGCTAACTATCTGTTTCCTGACGGCAGAGTTATAGCTGGTCATCAAAAG GCTCTGGACTACCTTCAGCAGAACTCCAAAAGATTCTATTTCATGAGGGCCAAACCTCTGGCCGTCAGCGGTGCTTTCCATTCTGAGCTGATGCAGTCGGCTACCGAACCCCTCAGAGATGTCCTCAGGCAGGTGGAG GTCCGCCGCCCGGAGATCAATGTGTACTCCAACGTGGATGGGAAGCGCTACATGAACGAGAGCCACGTGCGCAGGCAGCTGGTGAAGCAGCTGGTGTCGCCCGTGAAATGGGAGCAAACTCTGCACGAGATTTACGAGAGGATGCAGGGCAAGAAGTTCCCGTACACCTATGAGGTGGGACCAGGGAGACAGCTCGGCGCCACGCTTCAGAAGTGCAACAGGAAGGCTTTCACAAATTACACCCATGTGGACGCCACTATTAGCGACGACTGA